GGTAACTCATCCTTATGCACATATTTTAGGTTCAGGTGTGCAACGGCATCCTCAGGTTCATTGATGAATTGATATATGATTTTAGTATTGTCGAAAGCCTTATGTTTTTATGTACAAGTAAATTATCTAATCAAAAATATGATCCTGACAAATAGTTATCAGGACCATAAACTAACCAACCAACTCTAGTGAAATCTATTGTTGATAGATGACACTGTAATCGTTCATGTCCGCTTCCAATTCGCCCATATCAGAGACATAGGTATATTTTGAATTAAAGATGCGGTCTGGTTTTTCACCGACAACGTAATATTTTACATCCATATCAGGTGCATTGAGTACAACTTGGTCAGAAACGCGCATTTTTTTATCCCCTATACTTCTTTCCGTTTTGGACAATTCAGCTACCACAAATAGCTTTTCTCCAGAAGCATAAATTTTTCGGATATCAATGGTATGCTCGGTATCCGTAACCTCTGCTTCCACCATAATGGTGCGTTCCTCTACATCGGCATCATCACCATCAGGCATATCTACGTCTATGAATGGTACCTCAACATCTTCCTCTTCCATAACGATGACTACTTTCGGTATTTTTACCGTTTTTGTGGTCGTGCCGACATTCACGTCCGCCCAGTTTACTTCATATTCTGGTAATTCTCCGGCATCGGCCGTGACATCAATATCCAAATCGGGTAATTCTCCTTTTTCTTCCTTTTTCACATTACAGCTAGCTATGAAAGCTGCTATGGTAACAACGGTCATTAATTTTCTCATTTCTTAATATTTTAGGTTAAAATTTTGTCTGCTGCAAAGCTAATAGCATAGCTAATCTTGTCTTTGCTGTATCCATTTCATTATTTGCTGAAATGCAATCAAGGCCCTTATGGTTTAATCGTAGTATTAATTTTCTTTTTAAGGGTATTTGCAAACCTATAATCAATGTACATTGCAGCTTAATACGAAAAGAGCAATGGCGATTATTGTCTAGAAATACTTATAGTGCCACTAGAAACTTTTATTCTGTGATTGCTAATCGTTTATAAATTGCCTAAAAGATAAAATTATGAAAGGATTACCTACATTAATCTGTATTCCGGATATCAGTGGTTTTACTGAATTTATGAGTGAGACGGATTTTGATTTGAGCTCCAAAGTGATACCCACATTATTGAACAATATAATTTACTCTAATGAAATAGGGCTAAAAGTATCGGAAATTGAGGGCGATGCCGTTTTGTTCTATAAATCTGGTGAGATGCCATCACTTGTAAATTTAATTAAGCAATGTGTCTATTTTTATACAGAGTTCTATAAACAGATGGATGTACTTAGAGAAAAATATAGGGACAGCAAAGATGCAACTGTAATTCCAGAAATTTTAGGATTAAAAATTATATTGCACTATGGGGCAGAGGTGGCACTGACTAAGGTAGGTACTCGTATTAAATTATTTGGAGAGGATTTAATAGTCGCTCATAGACTACTTAAAAATGATATAGAAATTGACGAATATTTATTGCTCTCGCAAGGCTTAACCGATTATTATAAGCGCAACAATCTGAATGAAGACTTTGAATGGGCCAGATTAAAGGAGAGTTCTACAATATACGATCACGTTGGTGAGATAAAATATTCCTATATAGATTTAAAACCACTAGTGGAAAGCGATAAGTACTAGTCGCTTTTTTAAATGGGTCAAAGTCTCTTTGGTCTAAGACAAGCATTAAGACTTTGTTCTCATAACTTCGTGGTGTAACAAAAAGAGAAAGATTATGAGTTATTTGGATATTAAATCGGACAAAATAGAACCAATAATTGAAGAGTTGAACATCTTATTGGCAGATTATCATGTATACTATCAAAACCTAAGGGGGTTTCATTGGAACGTGCTAGGAAAGAATTTCTTCGACCTTCATGAAAAATTCGAAGAATTGTATGGTGATGCACGCATTAAAATAGATGAAATTG
This genomic window from Maribacter sp. MJ134 contains:
- a CDS encoding DUF2652 domain-containing protein, which gives rise to MKGLPTLICIPDISGFTEFMSETDFDLSSKVIPTLLNNIIYSNEIGLKVSEIEGDAVLFYKSGEMPSLVNLIKQCVYFYTEFYKQMDVLREKYRDSKDATVIPEILGLKIILHYGAEVALTKVGTRIKLFGEDLIVAHRLLKNDIEIDEYLLLSQGLTDYYKRNNLNEDFEWARLKESSTIYDHVGEIKYSYIDLKPLVESDKY